A single window of Pseudomonadota bacterium DNA harbors:
- a CDS encoding N-acetyltransferase — translation MKTRVRPARLDDIPFVRALSVEMVVHGIPHTRRVDPQVVRERARKSLAQLEMTLLDKDFRILVADDEETAERLGYIMLDLHSVESSTGDRQCLIHDVAVKREHWGRFVVHSLIRAAVELAAQRGMLYLVGEVTRSNERTLGTALKGLGFEVERHQIVKHVPPLG, via the coding sequence TTGAAGACGAGGGTGAGACCGGCTCGCCTCGATGACATCCCCTTCGTGCGCGCGCTCTCGGTGGAGATGGTGGTCCACGGCATCCCCCACACCCGACGGGTCGATCCGCAGGTGGTCAGGGAGCGCGCCCGCAAGAGCCTGGCTCAGCTCGAGATGACCCTGCTCGACAAGGACTTCCGCATCCTCGTTGCCGACGATGAGGAGACCGCAGAGCGATTGGGCTACATCATGCTCGACCTGCACTCCGTCGAGTCGTCGACCGGCGATCGGCAGTGCCTGATCCACGACGTGGCCGTGAAGCGAGAGCACTGGGGTCGCTTCGTGGTGCACAGCCTCATCCGCGCAGCCGTTGAGCTCGCCGCACAGCGCGGCATGCTGTATCTCGTGGGAGAGGTCACCCGCTCGAACGAGCGCACCCTGGGCACGGCACTCAAGGGTCTGGGCTTCGAGGTCGAGCGCCATCAGATCGTCAAGCACGTGCCGCCGCTCGGATGA